The DNA window TCAGCACCGACTCCGGCCCGCCCGGCGCCCCTGCCGCCGCGGCACCGTCGGCGACGCCGACCCCCGCGGCACCGTCGACGTCCCCGAATCGGGACGCGCGCAACACCGCGCTGGGCGGTGCGGCGATCTGCCTCATCGCGCTGGCCGCCCGGGCCGCTCGGAGCCGGCGACGACATCCCGGGCCACCGACGCGGCGGGCCGGCTGAGTTCCGGTCCCGACGGCAGCGCCGCCACCATCGGCCACGGCGCCGGAACCGCCTCCGCGAGGCCGAGGTCGTGCGCCGCGTCGTCGTCGGGGACGGCGAAGCGCACCCCGGTATCGGTGACGAGGTATCGTTCGGCGTCCCGGCCGGCCCGCACGTAGGCGCTGCGACCCGGCGGCAGATACACCGCGTCCAGCGCGGGACCGCCCCCGTCGGCCTGGGCCAACGTCACCGGCGCCTGCCCGAACGGCAGGGGGAGACGGTCCCCCGTCAGGAACCCGACGCTGCCCGCGGGCGCGGCCGGGTCCTGCGCGACGCACACCGTGCCGGCGGCGGTGGCCAGGTCCGGTGCCCGGTCGGGGAAGCCGCCCACCGGCAGCGTCGTCACTATCGGAGCGGCGCGGATCGCGTCGGGTGGCACCGTGCGGACCTCGGCCATCCCGTGCGAGTCGCCGAGACGCAGCAGATCCGCGGCCACCCGGCCGATCCGCTGAGCCCCGGCGGGCAGGACCGCGTAATATTCGTCACCGTCCCCGCGTGTGATGCGCAGCACACCACCGACCGCAAAGCCCGGCAACCCCGCAGAGGGACGGCCCGCTCCGGCGATCCGCGGTGCCGTGATCGGCGGCGCCTCCGGGACGGCGTCCAGCAACCACCGGGAGACGGCCCGCGGCGCTCGGCCCTCCAGCCTGAGCGCGCGCACCACGGCGGCGTCGGTCAGGTCGACAACGGCCCGGCGACCCGCGTAGAGCAGGTAGGCGGGTGGGCCCGGTCCGGGCGCGACCAGGAGTGCCTGCCCGTCGGCCAGGCGACGGGCAGCCGAGGCGTCGGTGCGTCCGACGACGACCGTCGTGGCCTCGCCGCCGGGCCCCCCGCCGTCGCAGACCGCCCACACCGACTCCGCCGCGGGCAGCACCACTCCGATGAGCGCCGGGGCGCCCGGAATACCAAGCAGCGGGCCGCGTCTGGTGCGACGCAGGTCCGCCTCGGACACCAGCCTCAGGCTGGTGTCGGCGCCGGCGATCAGCCGCGCTGACACCGCGTTGAGCACCGGATGCCAGGTGTCGCCCACGCGGACGTACAGCGCCCCGGACTCCCGGGCCACCACGATCCGCTCCCGGTCGAGCCCCACCTGCGGCCGCAGCAGGGCCAACACGGCGCAGCCGGCCACGGCGACCGCCACCAGAACCCAGCCGAGGGTCAGCGGCGCCGGCTGCGCCGACAACGACCGGCCCCCCACCAGGGCGCGCTCGACGCGGCGCAGCAAAAACCGGTAACCGCTGACCTGCAGCGCCGTCGTCGACCGGCCCGGCACCCCGCCGCCCTCCCCCCGTCCGCGTCTCCCCACGATCCGTCCCGAATCCGTGGGGCCTCACGGTAGCCCGCGTGCGGGTGCCCGCGCACAGTTCATCCACAGCCGCCGGGGTGTCGTCCGGCCTGGTTACGGCTAACATTGGCGCATGTTTTCGCACCGCACACGTGGCCGTCGGGCGGCCGGCGCGCGGTCGGGGGGTCGCTGGGTGGGCCTGGGGGCCGCCGTTCTGACCGGCGCCGCGGGGCTGCTGAGCACGTCCGGCGCCGTCCCCGTCGCCTCAGCCGACAGCTGCCCGGACGCGCAGGTCATCTTCGCCCGCGGAACCAACGAGCCCGCCGGCATCGGGCGGGTCGGCGAAGCGTTCGTCGACTCCCTGCGCCAGCAGGCCGGCGGCCTGGACATCGGGACGTACGCGGTCAACTACAACGCCAGCAAGCTGCAGATCCACACCGGGGACGG is part of the Mycobacterium sp. HUMS_12744610 genome and encodes:
- the eccB gene encoding type VII secretion protein EccB, with product MPGRSTTALQVSGYRFLLRRVERALVGGRSLSAQPAPLTLGWVLVAVAVAGCAVLALLRPQVGLDRERIVVARESGALYVRVGDTWHPVLNAVSARLIAGADTSLRLVSEADLRRTRRGPLLGIPGAPALIGVVLPAAESVWAVCDGGGPGGEATTVVVGRTDASAARRLADGQALLVAPGPGPPAYLLYAGRRAVVDLTDAAVVRALRLEGRAPRAVSRWLLDAVPEAPPITAPRIAGAGRPSAGLPGFAVGGVLRITRGDGDEYYAVLPAGAQRIGRVAADLLRLGDSHGMAEVRTVPPDAIRAAPIVTTLPVGGFPDRAPDLATAAGTVCVAQDPAAPAGSVGFLTGDRLPLPFGQAPVTLAQADGGGPALDAVYLPPGRSAYVRAGRDAERYLVTDTGVRFAVPDDDAAHDLGLAEAVPAPWPMVAALPSGPELSRPAASVARDVVAGSERPGRPAR